GTCAGCGGCTGGAACAGATCCTGAAGAACCTGCTGGCAAATGCGTTCAAATTCACCGAGGCCGGTCAGGTTTCGCTCAAGATCGCGCCGGTCGAAGACGGTCGACTGGCGTTGACGGTGATCGATACCGGCATCGGCATCTCGACCGAGCAGCAGCAGGCGATTTTCGATGCGTTTCGTCAGGCCGATGGATCCATCAGCCGCAAATTCGGCGGCACGGGGCTCGGCCTCTCAATCTCGCGCGAACTCGCTCGCCTGCTTGGCGGATCGATTGCGCTGGTCAGCGAACCCGGCGCGGGCAGCAGCTTCACCGTTACGATTCCGACGGAATATGATCCCGCTCAGGTCGAAGCGCGCCCCGAGCCGACGGCGCCGACCGCGCCCGGAACGGCTGCGAAACCCGCAACCAAAGCAAACGCGAAGGGCGCCACGCGTCTGAGTCCGATCGAGGATGATCGCGACAGGCTGGAGGGCGCCCGCCGGGTGCTGCTCGTCGTCGAGGACGACCAGGTGTTCGCGGGGATCGTCCGCGACCTGTCACGCGAAGCCGGGTTTCAGGCGCTTGTCGCCGGCACCGCCGAGGAAGCGATGGACCTTGCCCGCGAGTATAAGCCCAGCGCGATCGTACTCGATCTGGGCCTGCCCGATCAGTCAGGGCTTGCGGTGCTCGATCGGCTAAAGCGCGAGGATGCGACGCGGCACATCCCGATCCATGTCGTCTCGGCGAGCGACCAGACCCAGACTGCCTTTGCACTCGGTGCGATGGGCTATCTGGTCAAGCCGGTGAAACGCGAGGATCTGGCGCATGCGCTTGAAGCGTTGGAAGCGCAGCTGACGCGGACGATGCGCCGCGTGCTGATCGTCGAGGACGATCCGCTCCAGCGCGACGCGGTCGGCAAACTGCTGGCGGGTCCGGAGATCGAGACAGTCGGGGCCGGCACCGCCGCCGAATGCCTCAGGTTGCTCAGCGAGCAGACCTTCGATTGCATGGTGCTCGATCTTTCGCTGCCCGACGCCTCGGGCTTCTCGTTGCTGGAAACGCTGAGCAGCGGCGACCACAGCTTCCCGCCGGTGATTGTTTATACCGGCCACGATCTGTCGAGCTCGGACGAGCAGCAGCTTCGCCGCTACTCCAGCTCGATCATCATCAAGGGCGCCAAGTCGCCCGAGCGGCTGCTCGACGAAGTGACGCTGTTCCTGCACCAAGTGGTGTCCGAGCTTCCGCCTGAGCAACAGAAGATGATCCAACAGGCGCGCAACCGCGACGCGCTGCTCGAAGGCCGGCGGATCCTGATCGTCGAGGATGACGTCCGCAACGTCTACTCGCTGACCAACATTCTCGAGCCGCGCGGTGCGAAAGTGGCGATCGCGCGCAACGGGCAGGAAGCGCTCGAAGCGCTTGCCAACGCCGCAGACACGCCGGAGGCGATCGACCTGGTGCTGATGGACGTGATGATGCCGGTGATGGACGGGCTGGACGCAACCCGGCGCATCCGGCTGGATCCGCGCTTGTCGAAACTGCCGGTGATCATGCTGACCGCCAAGGCGATGCCCGACGATCAGGAACGATGTCTCGCGGCAGGCGCTAACGACTATATGGCCAAACCCCTCGACGTCGACAAACTTCTCTCTCTGGTCCGCGTATGGATGCCGCGCTGACTCAGCCGGCCAGCGAGCCGGTCGAGGATATCGAGATCAGTCTCCTGCTGGAGGCGCTGTACCGGCGGTATCATTATGATTTCCGCCATTATGCCCGCGCGTCGATCAAGCGGCGGATGCGTCAGGCGCGCGAGCAACTGGGCTTTGCCAGCCTCTCGGCGATGCAGGATGGGCTGCTCCACGACGAGAAGGTGGCGACGCGCCTGCTCGATTATCTGACTGTGCAGGTCAGCGAGATGTTTCGCGATCCGGGTTATTTTCGGGCGATCCGCGAAAATGTCGTGCCCCACCTGCGCACCTATCCCTCGCTCAAGATCTGGATCGCGGGGTGCAGCCATGGCGAGGAACTCTATTCCTTCGCGATCCTGCTCCATGAGGAAGGGCTGCTCGATCGCACGCTATTCTATGCGACCGACATCAACCCCGCCGCGCTGGAAGCCGCGCAGAACGGCATCTATTCGCTCGACCGGATCGCTGCCTTCACGCAGAACCATCAGCGCTCCGGCGGAAAATCGTCGCTCGCCGACTACTACACCACCGCCTATGGCCGCGCCGTATTCGACAAGAAACTGAGGTCGCGGGTCGTCTTCTCCGATCACAGCCTCGTCACCGACGCGGTATTCGCCGAATGCCAATTCGTCTCGTGCCGCAACGTCATGATCTATTTCGATAGGCCATTGCAGGACCGTGCGGTGGGACTCTTCAAGGATTCGCTCAGCCGGCGCGGCTTTCTCGGTCTCGGCTCGAAGGAGACGTTACGCTTCTCCGATCATGCCCATGCCTTCACCGAATTCGTCCGCGAAGAGAAAATCTATCAACGGCGCGACGCATGACGGATAATGGGGAGCGGGCCATCGTGATCGGCGCATCGGCGGGCGCGGTGCAGGCGCTGTCGCGCATTCTGCCGCGATTGCCGGCCGATTATCCCCTGCCCGTACTGGTCGTCGTCCATGTGCCGGCGGCGCCGTCCGGGCTGACGACACTGTTCGCCGCAAAGGCGCAAATGGTGGTTCGCGAACCCGAGGCGAAGGAGCCGATCGCGCCCGGCACCGTGTATTTCGCACCGCCGGGCTATCACATGCTGGTCGAGGAAGACCGCAGCATCGCGCTATCGGCGGACGAGCCGGTGCTGTTCTCGCGACCCTCCATAGACGTCTTGTTCGAAAGCGCGGCCGATTGCTACGGTGCGGGCCTCGTCGCGCTGGTGCTGAGCGGTGCGAATGAGGATGGAGCCGAGGGCGCTGCTTCGGTCCTCGCTGCGGGGGGGACCGTGCTGGTGCAGGACCCCGAAGAAGCCTTCGCCGCCACGATGCCGGACGCGGCGCTCGCGCGGTCGCCGGCAGCGCGCCCTTTGTCGCTCGACGCAATTACCGATCATCTGCTGAAGCTGGGAACGATATGAGCAGTGCGGACGATCCCATCCATTTCCTGATCGTCGACGATCTCGACGAAAATCTCGTCGCACTTGAGGCGCTGCTGCGGCGCGACGGTCTCGCCTTCTTGCGGGCGCGTTCCGGCGAGGAAGCGCTCGAATTGCTGCTGCGCCACGAAGTCGCGCTGGCGCTGCTCGACGTGCAGATGCCGGGGATGGACGGATTCGAGCTTGCCGAATTCATGCGCGGCAATGAGCGCACGCGGCACGTTCCGATCATCTTCGTGACCGCCGGCAGTGCCGACACGCAGCGGCGCTTCCGCGGCTATGAAGCCGGCGCCGTCGACTTCATCCAGAAGCCTATCGAGCCCGACATTTTGCGCGGCAAGGCGAGCGTCTTCTTCGATCTTCACCGGCAGCGTCGCGCGCTTGCCGACACCGCCGGGCTGCTCGAAGCACAGGTGCGCGAACGCACCGTTGAACTGGAAGACGCCCTCGCCCGGCTCAAGGCGGAGACCGCGGAGCGCGAACGCGCCGAGGCATCGCTGCGCCAGAGCCAGAAGATGGAAGCGGTAGGGCAATTGACCGGCGGCATCGCGCATGATTTCAACAATATGCTCACCGGCATTATCGGGTCGCTCGATCTGATGCGCCGCCGCATCGCCGTCGGCCGAGTGGACGATCTCGATCGCTATATGGATGCCGCGACCAGCTCGGCGGAGCGAGCGGCGTCGCTGACCCAGCGCCTGCTTGCCTTTTCGCGCCGGCAGTCGCTCGATCCGCGGCCGCTCGAGCTGAACGCGCTGATCCATTCGATGTCGCAGCTCGTCGAACACGCGCTGCCGGAACATATCGAACTGACGCTTGTACCCGGTCCCGATCTCCCCGCGGCGCTGGCCGATCCCAACCAGCTGGAAAATGCCATCCTGAACCTCGCGCTCAACGCTCGCGACGCGATGCCTGACGGTGGGAAGCTGGTGATCGAGACCAGCCTTGCCGATCTCGACGCGGCGCATATTTCGACAAGGCCTGGGTTGCCAGCCGGGCGGTTCGCTGTTGTGTCGGTCACCGATACCGGCACTGGCATCCCAACCGAAGTAATCGACAAGGTGTTTGATCCCTTCTTCACGACCAAGCCGATGGGACAGGGGACGGGACTGGGGCTATCGATGGTCTATGGCTTTGCGCAACAAAGTGGCGGCGCGGTGCGCATTCATAGCCAGCCGGGAATCGGAACCTCGGTGAAGCTTTACCTCCCTGTCACCGACGCAAGCCCGATCGCCACCGCGGTGCCCGCGGGGGTCGCTCCAAAAGGGGCCGGCGAGCGCGTCCTCATTGTCGAAGACGATGCGGCGGTGCGGATGCTGGTTCGCGAGGTGCTCGAGGAGCTTCATTATGAAGCGATCGAACTTGCCGACCCGGTCTCGGCGGTACCGCTGTTCGCCTCAGACGTCCGGATCGACCTGATGATTTCGGACGTCGGCATGCCGGGCATGAATGGCCGCGAGCTGGCGGACGTGGCACGCGAGCATCGCCCCGACCTCCCGATCCTGTTCATCACTGGCTATGCCGAGCACGCCACAACCCGTGCGGGATTCCTTGGCACCGGCATGTCGATGATAACCAAGCCCTTCTCCATGGAAGGCCTTGCTATGAAGGTCAGCGAACTGGTGGGAAAGTCAGCGCCGGTAGATTAGGGAGCTTATCCGTCCGGGCAACCAACGCCGAAACCGGTCGAGCGCACCTGCCGCGTGCGCGGCTTCGACCGCGTGGCTCGGATCGCCGCGCCGAGCCCGGTGGGCTTCGCGACGATGCGACCCCCGTTTACCTGGACGAGGGGTGACGCTCGAGGGGCGTATGCCGTGGCCGCTGTTAGGCTCGTTGCTGATTTGTCGGCTTCTGGGCCGGAAGCGGATTGGCGGCTTTCAACATTGCGGAGCGAGATGGCCGCCGCCAAGGGTTCGCAATCGAGGCCAGAAATCGATTCTCACGCTGCCTGCGAGGTGGCCGACAACCCCTTCCGTTATGGCGTATATAATACGACCGGTTTCGATGCATCCCTGTTTGATGGCTCTCCGTTGGCGGTAGGTGGAAAGCTCATATAGATATCTGACCCGGACTTCAGCGCTTGGTGCAGGGGAAGGCTTCAAACAATGCGTTCAAGACCTGGGCGGCAGCGTCCTTGTGTCGCTCCGCCGGGTGGCTGCTGAGATAGGCAATCACAATATCGGTTATCTGCTCACTTGGGACACCCAAGGGCACGCAGTATGGCAGTGGGACTTTAACATGTGCGGCATAACTTGTGGCCCCGTCAGCGACACCGGAAATGTAGCCGGCACACCAGGGCCTGTCCGTTTGGCAAATATCGGAGAGTTCCTTGGCGGTTACAAAAGCCGGAATTTCGTCCTGGGCGTACGCAGGTGTCGCGATGAACACCGTTAAGACCGCCAACGATTTCAGCATCGTCATGTCGCCGCATCCTCTAATTCTAGATATGTTAAATCGGAAGGAACGCTTTCGCCTCGTTCGGAGAAGCCAGCCGCGAGATGCCAGGTCGAGGCTAATCGGAATCATAATCGGCCAAACCCTGGGGACAGACTTTGCCGGCTTCTAGTATAGCCGTGCGGTTCCCGCGCCGCGCCTGAAGATCGCTTTCGATCCGACGAAGAAGCGTGGCATCGCTATTTAGATTGCGTGCATCTTTCAGCGCTCCGATCGCGCGGTTGGTGTAGCTGAGCGCGCTCCCGAGGAAGGTGCAAGCGTAGCTCGTGCGCTTGTTGCGGAAATAGAATAGCGCTTCCTCGCTCTGCTTTTTTGCCTGTTCCGCAAAGAAGCTGGCTCGGTCAATTTCCGCCTTCGCGCTCTGAGCGAGCGCGGGGTCGCCCCAAAACAGCAGCAAGGCCGTCATAACCGCAACATGCTTCATCATCGGCTTTCTCCCGCCGACTCCATGAATGATCGACTCCGCTCAGTACCCCCCCTTTTGGGGGGGTGCCCTAAAATTAAGCGCCCCAGTCTACCGACAGTGGTCCGCACGACAGCGCTGGCGCGAGTGCGCCTTCTTTAGGTCTTGAGGCGGACCCGCGGGTCTGCGACCAAGGCAGGCGTTTTCACCAGCCACGACGGCCCGCTTAGTGCGTGGCCTTCGATCCAATTTGTCGTCCTCTCCTGCCGTCGCGGCAACCATACCCAATCGGGGGTGTGCCTCTGGCGAAAGCCGCTTAATGAGGCACCATCGGCGTTGGTGTGGCCGCGATGTGCGCGCCTTGGCTGGCCGAAATTTTTTTGGGGGGGTAACAACGTGATGCGCTTCGCTCTGCAGATCCTCGCTGCGCTTACCCTGTTGCCACCTATCGCCGTCGCGCAAGTTGCGACGCCCGCTGCGCTTGGCCCCGATAGCATCGAGCGGCTGGTCGACGCGATGGTTGCGGACAAGCTGGCGAAATCGAGAGCGTCAAATGCTCCCTCGGCAAGCGGGTTGGCACAGATCGAACTGGCGCAGATGGTGCGGCCCACCGATTTAAACGTGCTTCGGCAGGTGGCTTGGCAGGCGCAGGGGAACCGCTATTCGCTACGCCAGTATCAGACGATCCTTGAATTTCTGCCGAACGATCCGATCGCCGCCTTCGCCGTCGCCGAACTCATGGCAGGGGAAGGCTATCACAGGATCGCGCTGCCCTATTATGCACGCGTCGCGGCTGCCTACCCGGATAACACGCACTACGCCTATCGCGCCGGTATCAACGCCTTTTTCGCGGGAGATTATGCTGCCTGCGTCACCCATCTTGACGCGGCGCTGCGGAATACCCGGACGCCGAACGCCGGGGACCAGTATCTCAAGCGCGCGGAATGCCATGCACTCCAAGGTAACAAGGCAGATGCGAAGCGCG
The sequence above is drawn from the Sphingomonas sp. G-3-2-10 genome and encodes:
- a CDS encoding CheR family methyltransferase, which translates into the protein MDAALTQPASEPVEDIEISLLLEALYRRYHYDFRHYARASIKRRMRQAREQLGFASLSAMQDGLLHDEKVATRLLDYLTVQVSEMFRDPGYFRAIRENVVPHLRTYPSLKIWIAGCSHGEELYSFAILLHEEGLLDRTLFYATDINPAALEAAQNGIYSLDRIAAFTQNHQRSGGKSSLADYYTTAYGRAVFDKKLRSRVVFSDHSLVTDAVFAECQFVSCRNVMIYFDRPLQDRAVGLFKDSLSRRGFLGLGSKETLRFSDHAHAFTEFVREEKIYQRRDA
- a CDS encoding chemotaxis protein CheB, with product MTDNGERAIVIGASAGAVQALSRILPRLPADYPLPVLVVVHVPAAPSGLTTLFAAKAQMVVREPEAKEPIAPGTVYFAPPGYHMLVEEDRSIALSADEPVLFSRPSIDVLFESAADCYGAGLVALVLSGANEDGAEGAASVLAAGGTVLVQDPEEAFAATMPDAALARSPAARPLSLDAITDHLLKLGTI
- a CDS encoding response regulator encodes the protein MSSADDPIHFLIVDDLDENLVALEALLRRDGLAFLRARSGEEALELLLRHEVALALLDVQMPGMDGFELAEFMRGNERTRHVPIIFVTAGSADTQRRFRGYEAGAVDFIQKPIEPDILRGKASVFFDLHRQRRALADTAGLLEAQVRERTVELEDALARLKAETAERERAEASLRQSQKMEAVGQLTGGIAHDFNNMLTGIIGSLDLMRRRIAVGRVDDLDRYMDAATSSAERAASLTQRLLAFSRRQSLDPRPLELNALIHSMSQLVEHALPEHIELTLVPGPDLPAALADPNQLENAILNLALNARDAMPDGGKLVIETSLADLDAAHISTRPGLPAGRFAVVSVTDTGTGIPTEVIDKVFDPFFTTKPMGQGTGLGLSMVYGFAQQSGGAVRIHSQPGIGTSVKLYLPVTDASPIATAVPAGVAPKGAGERVLIVEDDAAVRMLVREVLEELHYEAIELADPVSAVPLFASDVRIDLMISDVGMPGMNGRELADVAREHRPDLPILFITGYAEHATTRAGFLGTGMSMITKPFSMEGLAMKVSELVGKSAPVD
- a CDS encoding Rap1a/Tai family immunity protein, with product MTMLKSLAVLTVFIATPAYAQDEIPAFVTAKELSDICQTDRPWCAGYISGVADGATSYAAHVKVPLPYCVPLGVPSEQITDIVIAYLSSHPAERHKDAAAQVLNALFEAFPCTKR